One Methanobacterium sp. genomic region harbors:
- a CDS encoding ammonium transporter has product MILDSGDTAWMLISTALVILMTIPGVALFYGGLIRKENVLNTMLLSFVTFAIVSVLWFIYGYDLTFGADMWGVIGSITNPVFNGVLESKSLATLAPTIPTGLYAIFQMTFAAITVALISGAVVERMKFSAWLAFVPVWLTLVYVPVAHWMWGGGFLAQLGALDFAGGIVVHLTSGIAALALVLVLGARKDIRLLPHHLGYSVMGAGLLWFGWFGFNAGSALSAGNLAVSAMIVTNTSAAVGMIAWMLMDKLKTGKPTLLGALSGAIAGLASITPAAGYVNVTAAIIIGFFASIFAYNAVSWLKPRLGYDDALDVFGIHGICGITGAVAIGIFANPLINNVTTGGILFGNFNLLGVQLLAIAVVAVYSFVLTVVIAKIIDKIIGLRVTDEHEVQGLDVNLHEESGYRLS; this is encoded by the coding sequence ATGATTCTTGATAGTGGTGATACAGCGTGGATGTTAATATCCACTGCACTCGTAATTCTAATGACGATTCCTGGTGTAGCCCTATTCTACGGAGGTTTAATCAGGAAAGAAAATGTTTTAAACACTATGCTACTTTCTTTTGTTACCTTTGCAATAGTAAGCGTTCTATGGTTTATTTACGGTTACGATCTAACATTTGGTGCTGATATGTGGGGAGTAATAGGCAGCATTACAAACCCTGTATTCAATGGAGTACTTGAATCAAAATCTCTTGCAACCTTAGCCCCTACTATACCCACAGGCCTTTATGCAATATTCCAAATGACATTTGCGGCTATTACAGTGGCACTTATATCCGGTGCTGTAGTTGAAAGAATGAAATTTTCAGCATGGCTTGCATTTGTACCAGTATGGCTTACACTTGTTTATGTGCCTGTAGCTCACTGGATGTGGGGAGGCGGATTCCTTGCACAGCTAGGTGCTCTTGACTTTGCAGGAGGTATAGTTGTACACTTAACCAGCGGTATAGCTGCTCTTGCACTTGTTCTCGTCCTTGGGGCAAGAAAAGATATAAGATTACTTCCTCATCACTTAGGATATTCCGTAATGGGTGCAGGACTACTATGGTTCGGATGGTTCGGATTTAACGCAGGATCAGCATTATCTGCAGGGAACTTGGCAGTTTCGGCCATGATTGTAACCAATACCTCTGCTGCAGTAGGTATGATTGCATGGATGCTTATGGATAAACTAAAAACAGGAAAACCTACTTTACTTGGCGCATTATCAGGTGCAATTGCAGGACTAGCATCTATAACACCTGCAGCAGGATATGTAAATGTTACAGCAGCAATAATAATCGGTTTCTTTGCATCAATATTTGCATACAACGCAGTATCCTGGTTAAAACCACGCCTCGGCTACGACGATGCTTTAGATGTATTTGGTATTCATGGAATATGCGGTATCACTGGTGCCGTTGCAATTGGTATATTCGCAAATCCTCTTATAAACAACGTTACCACCGGAGGTATTCTCTTTGGAAATTTCAATTTACTAGGAGTCCAACTTTTAGCTATTGCAGTTGTTGCAGTTTATTCATTTGTACTCACTGTTGTTATTGCTAAAATAATCGACAAAATCATCGGACTTAGAGTTACAGATGAACATGAGGTACAGGGTCTTGATGTTAACCTTCATGAGGAATCCGGCTACAGATTATCTTAG
- a CDS encoding P-II family nitrogen regulator: MKKILAIIRPDKLEAVKNALEKIGCHGMTVRDVKGRGRQLGVTENYRGRDYRIDILPKTEIEIVTRETDVESIVQTIIETAKTGDIGDGKIFISSVEEVIRIRTGERGDKAI, encoded by the coding sequence ATGAAAAAGATACTAGCCATCATAAGACCTGATAAACTGGAAGCTGTGAAAAATGCTCTTGAGAAGATTGGATGCCATGGGATGACTGTAAGGGACGTAAAAGGTCGTGGTCGACAGCTTGGAGTTACAGAAAACTACAGAGGTCGGGATTACAGAATAGATATTCTCCCAAAGACTGAAATTGAAATAGTCACTCGAGAAACAGACGTTGAAAGTATAGTCCAGACCATAATAGAAACAGCTAAAACTGGAGATATTGGAGACGGAAAAATATTCATATCATCAGTTGAAGAGGTTATAAGAATCAGAACTGGAGAAAGAGGAGACAAAGCAATTTAA
- a CDS encoding ammonium transporter, producing MVLDSGDTAWMLVSTALVMLMTVPGVALFYGGMSKRENVLNTIFMSLIAFAITSVIWILYAFPLAFNASVDPWGLIGAPANLLFSGIGVDDLAALAPTIPTTVYAAFQMTFAAITVALISGAVVGRMKASSWIVFSVIWVSLIYVPIAHWVWGGGFLAQLGALDFAGGTVVHINSGVAGLALALLLGKRKDIALLPHHLGYSVIGAALLWFGWFGFNAGSALTAGGLAGSAFLATNTATAAAMISWVAIDIIKTGKPTILGAVSGAVAGLVAITPAAGFVTVDAAIVIGLITSVFSYFAVSWLKPRLGYDDALDVFGIHGISGTWGAIATGLFAAPFVNSLGTGVFYGNPGQLLTQIIAIVIVAAYSFIGTLIIGKLIDITMGLRVDEKTEIEGLDTNLHEESGYRI from the coding sequence ATGGTTCTTGATAGTGGAGATACAGCATGGATGCTCGTATCCACAGCTTTGGTAATGCTCATGACCGTTCCAGGCGTAGCATTATTTTATGGTGGTATGTCTAAACGAGAAAACGTTTTAAATACCATATTTATGTCACTTATAGCTTTTGCAATTACAAGCGTAATATGGATTTTATACGCATTCCCACTCGCATTTAATGCAAGTGTGGATCCTTGGGGATTAATTGGTGCTCCGGCAAATCTCCTGTTCAGCGGAATAGGCGTAGATGACCTTGCAGCACTTGCACCAACCATACCTACCACAGTTTACGCAGCGTTCCAGATGACATTTGCAGCTATTACAGTAGCGCTTATATCTGGTGCTGTCGTTGGAAGAATGAAAGCATCATCATGGATAGTCTTCTCAGTAATCTGGGTATCATTAATATACGTCCCAATTGCCCACTGGGTATGGGGTGGAGGGTTCCTTGCACAGCTAGGTGCTCTTGACTTTGCAGGAGGTACAGTTGTACACATAAATTCAGGGGTTGCTGGTTTAGCTTTAGCACTTCTCCTTGGAAAAAGGAAAGACATTGCATTACTACCTCACCACTTAGGTTACTCCGTAATTGGTGCCGCACTTCTCTGGTTCGGTTGGTTTGGATTTAACGCAGGATCAGCATTAACAGCAGGTGGTCTGGCAGGATCTGCATTCCTCGCAACCAACACTGCTACTGCAGCAGCAATGATCTCATGGGTAGCAATAGACATAATAAAAACAGGAAAACCAACCATTCTCGGTGCTGTTTCCGGTGCCGTAGCTGGTTTAGTAGCTATAACTCCAGCAGCAGGTTTTGTAACTGTAGACGCTGCAATAGTTATCGGACTTATAACTTCAGTATTCTCATACTTCGCAGTATCCTGGTTAAAACCACGCCTTGGTTACGACGATGCTTTAGACGTATTTGGTATACACGGTATTTCTGGTACATGGGGAGCTATTGCAACAGGATTGTTCGCAGCACCATTCGTAAATTCCCTGGGAACTGGTGTTTTCTACGGAAATCCTGGACAGCTACTTACCCAGATAATAGCCATAGTTATAGTCGCAGCCTACTCATTCATAGGTACATTAATCATAGGTAAATTAATAGACATAACTATGGGTCTAAGAGTAGACGAAAAAACAGAAATCGAAGGCCTTGATACCAACTTACACGAAGAATCTGGTTACAGGATTTAA
- a CDS encoding P-II family nitrogen regulator, whose protein sequence is MKEIIAIIRPEKLEKVKAALEAIECHGLTVVDVKGRGRQLGVTESYRGSDYRIDLLPKTRLEIIVKDEEVDEVVDTLVKTAQTGDIGDGKIFISPVEEVVRIRTGERGEKAV, encoded by the coding sequence ATGAAAGAAATAATTGCAATAATAAGACCAGAAAAATTAGAAAAAGTAAAAGCTGCACTTGAAGCAATTGAATGCCACGGGTTAACAGTTGTAGACGTGAAAGGTCGTGGTCGACAGCTTGGTGTTACAGAAAGCTACAGAGGCAGTGACTACAGGATAGATCTCCTGCCAAAAACAAGGCTTGAAATTATCGTAAAAGATGAAGAAGTGGACGAAGTTGTTGACACCCTGGTTAAAACAGCGCAAACTGGAGACATTGGAGATGGGAAAATCTTTATATCCCCAGTTGAAGAAGTTGTAAGGATCAGGACTGGAGAAAGGGGAGAAAAAGCCGTTTAA
- a CDS encoding MBL fold metallo-hydrolase has translation MYEEIIPNLYMIKTGKPSCTSYLILGTKLNVLVDSGINQNYGILKKDLKEIGTNIRDLNLVINTHEHVDHFGANRYLQNKVPIITHRYAATKIISADDEVLLCRAYGHNPKGYHVHFWLENMNVIDLGDWFLKIFHTPGHTSGSICIYEPRKKILISGDTVFAKGTISDISSSGSYGEYINSLARLNTMKIDLLLPGHGAISKNVEKDIKKAIDNAKMKHEEFLKKKNSH, from the coding sequence ATGTACGAGGAAATAATACCCAATCTGTACATGATTAAGACAGGCAAACCTAGTTGCACTTCCTATCTAATTTTAGGAACTAAACTAAACGTTTTAGTTGATTCTGGGATAAATCAAAATTATGGAATCCTAAAAAAAGATTTAAAAGAAATAGGGACTAACATAAGGGATTTAAATCTAGTTATAAATACCCATGAACACGTGGATCACTTCGGCGCTAATCGATACCTCCAGAACAAAGTACCAATTATAACCCACCGCTATGCAGCCACCAAAATTATATCAGCAGACGATGAAGTGCTGCTTTGCCGCGCTTATGGACATAATCCTAAAGGATATCACGTACATTTCTGGTTAGAAAACATGAATGTGATAGATCTTGGAGATTGGTTTTTAAAAATATTTCATACTCCAGGGCATACCTCAGGATCTATATGTATTTATGAACCCCGTAAAAAAATCTTAATATCCGGAGACACAGTATTTGCTAAAGGTACTATCTCAGATATATCCAGCTCCGGAAGCTATGGGGAATATATTAATTCACTGGCCAGATTAAATACCATGAAAATTGATTTGTTGTTACCAGGACATGGTGCCATATCTAAAAATGTAGAAAAAGACATTAAAAAAGCCATAGATAACGCTAAAATGAAACATGAAGAATTTTTAAAGAAAAAAAATTCCCATTAA
- a CDS encoding GTPase, which translates to MEAKKIIVLGDSDSGKTTALEYICENLTKTTALDYGKALINDKKAYFFCSPGNKRFAFMQDIISKNLDGAIIVIDNTISITKNNMKLIRFIEEKRVPYVIFANKQDINNKPLDIDVNAPIIPTNAITGQGIKNGLERLFKLMSSERMKFKQIAVTA; encoded by the coding sequence ATGGAAGCAAAAAAAATTATAGTTCTGGGAGATTCAGATTCAGGAAAAACTACAGCATTAGAATACATATGTGAAAATTTAACAAAAACTACAGCATTAGACTACGGAAAAGCATTGATAAACGACAAAAAGGCATACTTCTTTTGTTCTCCAGGAAATAAACGATTTGCATTTATGCAGGACATAATATCAAAGAATCTGGATGGGGCCATTATAGTTATAGATAATACAATAAGTATCACAAAAAATAACATGAAATTGATTCGATTCATTGAAGAAAAAAGAGTTCCTTATGTTATATTTGCAAATAAGCAGGATATAAATAATAAACCATTAGATATAGATGTCAATGCACCAATTATTCCAACAAACGCCATAACAGGGCAGGGAATCAAAAATGGCTTAGAAAGGTTATTTAAATTAATGAGTAGTGAACGTATGAAATTTAAGCAAATTGCAGTTACAGCATAA